A stretch of Proteiniborus sp. DW1 DNA encodes these proteins:
- a CDS encoding type IV pilus twitching motility protein PilT, with protein sequence MEFLEVINNGVNKGASDIHITVGMPIIYRIDGKLVKIGEEILRPSVTEEIVKKILNDRQMNKLLDKGEIDTSFSSPGIGRFRINIYKQRGCYALAIRIIPLTIPAMEELGLPSVIKDLCKLPRGLILVTGPTGSGKSTTLASMIDLINNERNCHILTLEDPIEYLHKHNKSIVNQREVGNDSLSFAKSLRAALRQDPDVILVGEMRDLETISITLTAAETGHLVLSTLHTLGAAKTIDRIIDVFPPYQQQQIRIQLSSTLQAIVSQQLLPIAGGKGRVAAFEVMIATLAIRNLIREGKSHQIDTAIQTGAQFGMQTMDSSLLSLYNKGFINREMILSQSVNPDIIRKYVI encoded by the coding sequence TTGGAATTTTTAGAAGTGATTAATAACGGAGTAAATAAAGGAGCCTCTGATATCCATATTACAGTAGGTATGCCAATAATATATAGGATAGATGGTAAGCTTGTAAAAATAGGTGAAGAAATTCTAAGACCTTCAGTTACTGAGGAAATAGTGAAGAAAATTTTAAATGATAGACAGATGAATAAATTACTTGACAAAGGTGAAATTGACACATCTTTTTCAAGTCCGGGAATAGGTAGATTTAGAATAAATATTTATAAGCAAAGAGGATGCTATGCATTGGCTATTAGAATTATACCTCTAACTATACCAGCCATGGAAGAGTTGGGCTTGCCTAGTGTTATTAAAGATTTATGTAAATTACCAAGGGGGCTTATATTGGTAACTGGACCTACAGGCAGCGGAAAATCTACTACTCTAGCTTCAATGATAGACTTAATTAATAACGAAAGGAATTGCCATATATTAACGTTAGAGGATCCGATAGAGTATCTGCATAAACACAATAAAAGTATAGTTAACCAAAGGGAAGTAGGAAATGATTCCTTAAGCTTTGCAAAATCACTAAGAGCTGCACTCAGGCAAGACCCAGATGTAATTTTAGTAGGAGAAATGAGAGATTTAGAGACTATAAGCATTACATTAACAGCGGCAGAAACTGGCCATCTTGTTTTATCTACTCTGCACACATTAGGAGCTGCAAAGACCATAGATAGAATAATAGATGTTTTTCCTCCCTATCAACAGCAGCAAATTAGAATTCAACTTTCTTCTACACTTCAGGCAATTGTATCTCAGCAGTTATTGCCCATAGCAGGTGGGAAAGGAAGAGTTGCTGCATTTGAAGTAATGATTGCTACTTTAGCAATTAGAAATTTAATTAGAGAGGGAAAATCTCATCAAATAGATACTGCAATCCAAACAGGAGCCCAATTTGGTATGCAGACAATGGATAGTTCCCTATTGTCGCTATATAATAAAGGATTTATTAATAGAGAAATGATATTAAGCCAATCTGTAAATCCTGATATTATTAGAAAATATGTAATATAG
- a CDS encoding type II secretion system F family protein, translating into MYRAVTDSGQVIEGVYEANSEWEVLAMLRSNEYIPISIEYKEKENPIFPYFTKKITKRDLAVFCRQFYTMLNAGVTIVKCLNILEAQTENKVMRKATRTTLDDVQKGMTLSEAMRKHDTVFPNLLVNMVEAGEISGNLDIIMERMAMHYEKENKIENKIKGAMIYPIVLGVVSIAVVIFLLVAVMPTFINMFESSGVELPAPTRILLNISNSLQNQWYIYLASILVLVLGVGYFGRQESGRLFIDSLKLCMPVIKNTNIKVATSRFTRTLSTLLSSGIPLLQALDVVSKIVNNKFLSYKLENAKEEVRKGVLLSRAIKEIRTFPPMVDSMIKIGEESGSLDEVLCKSADFYDEEVETAVQQMTEILQPILVIIMALIVGFIVIAMALPMFDMVNAVHI; encoded by the coding sequence ATGTATAGGGCTGTAACAGATAGTGGGCAAGTTATAGAGGGAGTTTATGAAGCCAACAGTGAGTGGGAAGTATTAGCAATGCTTAGAAGCAATGAATATATACCTATATCAATTGAATATAAAGAAAAGGAAAATCCAATTTTTCCCTATTTTACCAAAAAGATTACTAAGAGAGACTTAGCAGTATTTTGTAGACAGTTTTATACTATGTTAAATGCGGGTGTCACCATTGTCAAATGCTTAAATATATTAGAAGCTCAGACAGAAAACAAAGTAATGAGAAAAGCAACAAGAACCACATTAGATGATGTTCAGAAAGGAATGACGTTATCTGAAGCAATGAGAAAACATGATACAGTATTTCCAAATCTACTAGTAAATATGGTAGAGGCAGGAGAAATAAGTGGTAACCTAGATATAATTATGGAACGTATGGCTATGCATTATGAAAAAGAAAACAAAATAGAAAATAAAATAAAAGGTGCAATGATTTACCCTATTGTTTTAGGGGTGGTGTCCATAGCAGTAGTAATTTTCCTATTAGTAGCTGTAATGCCAACCTTCATAAATATGTTTGAAAGCAGTGGAGTAGAATTACCTGCTCCAACAAGGATACTTCTTAATATTAGCAATTCTCTACAAAATCAGTGGTATATTTACTTAGCTTCTATATTAGTGTTAGTACTTGGCGTTGGGTATTTTGGAAGACAAGAATCAGGGAGATTATTTATTGATAGTCTAAAGCTTTGCATGCCAGTTATTAAAAACACAAATATAAAGGTGGCCACTTCAAGATTTACAAGAACACTTTCCACACTACTATCAAGCGGTATACCATTACTTCAAGCTTTAGATGTAGTATCCAAAATAGTGAATAATAAATTTTTAAGCTATAAGCTTGAAAATGCCAAAGAAGAAGTAAGAAAAGGTGTCCTACTATCTAGAGCAATTAAAGAAATTAGGACCTTTCCTCCCATGGTAGATTCAATGATTAAAATTGGAGAGGAATCAGGCTCATTAGACGAAGTGTTATGTAAAAGTGCAGACTTCTACGATGAAGAAGTAGAAACAGCAGTTCAACAAATGACAGAAATACTCCAACCAATACTTGTAATAATTATGGCATTAATAGTAGGTTTTATAGTTATAGCAATGGCACTCCCAATGTTTGATATGGTAAACGCAGTTCACATATAA
- a CDS encoding prepilin-type N-terminal cleavage/methylation domain-containing protein, with the protein MSKFIQKYLRYKEGFTLVELVVVIAILGILVAIAVPKLTTSRAVAADTVHQANIKTLTSAAIMFIADKGVPTKGDSIVWSPAGGTKASSITDADSVAANAWAKYLQEWPKAPTGTSYLDVNGKGYKVIIYDTGQIDVNNDGVNDVTPPEE; encoded by the coding sequence ATGTCTAAATTTATTCAGAAGTATTTGAGGTATAAAGAAGGTTTTACTTTAGTGGAGTTAGTTGTTGTTATTGCTATATTGGGTATATTGGTGGCTATAGCAGTACCTAAATTGACTACATCAAGAGCAGTGGCGGCAGATACTGTACATCAGGCTAATATTAAAACTTTAACTAGTGCTGCAATTATGTTTATTGCCGATAAGGGGGTGCCAACTAAAGGAGATAGTATAGTTTGGAGCCCAGCAGGAGGAACAAAAGCTTCTAGTATTACTGATGCTGATTCAGTAGCTGCTAATGCATGGGCAAAATATCTCCAAGAATGGCCTAAAGCTCCAACAGGAACTTCATACTTAGATGTTAACGGAAAAGGATATAAAGTAATTATTTATGATACTGGGCAGATAGATGTGAATAATGATGGAGTTAATGATGTAACTCCGCCAGAGGAATGA
- a CDS encoding A24 family peptidase yields the protein MYIQVCIFGCIIGSFLNVCIYRIPREESIVYPSSHCPECNTPLKWYDLLPIFSFLFQKGKCRYCGMTISPQYLIVELLSGILYTIIFYFYAATVDFVFYSLLISILITISYIDYHHQIIPDSLVGTILLLSIFYKTILFAIHKTPFNLQDSILALLIGGGLFLIIAIASKGGIGGGDIKLISVLGFILGIKKTILTILLSFIIGAAFSIFLLILKKKERKDVIPFGPFINIAFSIALFFGDSIINWYVFSFLI from the coding sequence ATGTATATACAAGTATGCATATTTGGATGTATAATAGGTTCATTTCTAAATGTATGCATATATAGAATTCCTAGAGAAGAATCTATAGTTTATCCCTCTTCTCATTGTCCTGAGTGTAACACTCCTTTAAAGTGGTATGACCTTCTGCCAATATTTAGCTTTTTATTTCAGAAGGGCAAATGTAGATATTGTGGGATGACTATTTCTCCACAGTACCTTATTGTTGAATTATTAAGTGGTATTTTATATACTATAATATTTTATTTTTATGCAGCAACTGTTGATTTTGTTTTTTATAGCTTATTAATTAGCATTTTGATCACTATTAGTTATATAGATTACCACCATCAGATTATACCTGATTCCTTGGTAGGTACTATATTATTACTAAGTATTTTTTACAAAACTATACTGTTTGCAATACATAAAACACCATTTAACTTGCAAGATAGTATACTAGCCTTATTAATAGGCGGAGGATTATTTCTAATTATTGCTATAGCATCAAAAGGGGGGATAGGAGGAGGAGATATAAAGCTCATTAGTGTATTAGGCTTTATATTGGGAATAAAAAAAACAATCTTGACAATATTGTTATCATTCATAATAGGAGCAGCTTTTTCAATATTTTTATTGATATTAAAGAAAAAAGAGAGAAAAGATGTTATCCCCTTTGGACCTTTTATAAACATAGCATTTAGTATTGCTTTATTTTTTGGAGACAGTATTATCAACTGGTATGTTTTTAGTTTTTTAATTTAA
- the pilM gene encoding type IV pilus assembly protein PilM, translating into MILSLLNKNILSIDLGSYETKIIEAKKNNDFIQINKAFSLLTPKGSYEDGRIKNEKLLSEALRHEFKKNKISSKTAYLTIKSTAIITREVFFPLVELKEIRGMLMYQLPEYLPMDISRYAVQYKILGKFFDGEKERLNILVVAVPKDIVEKHYFLLSNLNLKPVVLDYQSNSISKLIWFTDTINNHILVSEKTIAAIDLGYSSTNVSIIKSGKIRISRAIEVGGEDLDRNIMNLFDFTKEELYEKKYNIRDVNEINTDYSDYNRFINVIKKTIESIIEKLEKIIKYYISKEVENDINMILLYGGLSQINGVDKLFSNYFNIDTVVFNNLDKVSIQTDPNKYFNCISTLLRDEEV; encoded by the coding sequence TTGATACTATCATTACTCAACAAAAACATACTATCAATTGACCTAGGCTCCTATGAGACAAAAATAATTGAAGCAAAAAAAAACAATGATTTCATACAAATAAATAAAGCCTTTTCACTGCTAACTCCTAAAGGCTCTTATGAAGATGGTAGGATAAAAAATGAGAAACTCTTAAGTGAAGCATTAAGACATGAGTTTAAGAAAAATAAAATATCTTCAAAAACTGCATATTTGACAATTAAAAGCACAGCTATTATTACTAGAGAAGTTTTCTTTCCATTAGTTGAACTAAAAGAAATACGTGGAATGCTGATGTATCAACTTCCTGAATATTTGCCTATGGATATTAGTAGATATGCAGTCCAGTACAAGATATTAGGAAAGTTTTTTGATGGTGAAAAAGAAAGGCTTAATATACTAGTAGTAGCTGTTCCTAAAGATATTGTAGAAAAACACTATTTTTTACTATCAAATCTAAACTTAAAACCAGTAGTATTAGACTATCAATCTAATTCAATTAGTAAGCTTATTTGGTTTACTGATACAATAAATAACCACATACTTGTTTCAGAAAAAACTATAGCTGCTATAGACTTAGGATACAGTAGCACAAATGTATCCATTATAAAGAGTGGTAAAATTCGGATAAGCAGGGCTATTGAAGTAGGTGGAGAGGATTTAGACCGAAATATTATGAACTTGTTTGATTTTACTAAAGAAGAATTATATGAAAAGAAATATAATATACGGGATGTTAATGAAATTAACACTGATTATTCAGATTACAATAGATTTATTAATGTTATAAAAAAAACTATTGAAAGTATAATTGAAAAGCTTGAGAAAATTATTAAGTATTATATTAGTAAAGAAGTGGAGAATGATATCAATATGATATTATTATATGGGGGCCTATCTCAGATAAATGGGGTAGACAAGCTTTTTTCCAATTATTTTAACATAGATACAGTGGTTTTCAATAACCTAGATAAAGTAAGCATCCAAACTGATCCTAATAAATACTTCAACTGCATAAGTACTCTATTAAGAGATGAAGAGGTGTAA
- a CDS encoding PilN domain-containing protein, protein MEDLNFFDSYNKKKSIRPNKNLILYGLAILIILGMIIFSVFNLVVINKLNMEVIILKQQVETRKSNKKMNEILAKEKKIKELREKFEQLRQLDDFLDSQDIINEHLLDSITARVPENIFLNSMILNANLITLDGIAKDKKSISDFEHKLGEIKYFEDIFIPAISYEYGYYTFTINIKPKEVEIVGSQDSD, encoded by the coding sequence GTGGAAGATTTAAACTTCTTTGATTCTTATAATAAAAAGAAGTCTATAAGACCAAATAAAAATCTCATATTATATGGATTAGCTATCCTTATTATTTTAGGTATGATTATTTTTTCAGTTTTTAACTTAGTTGTAATAAATAAGCTAAACATGGAAGTTATTATATTAAAACAGCAAGTAGAAACTAGAAAATCAAATAAAAAAATGAATGAGATTCTGGCAAAAGAAAAAAAAATTAAAGAGTTAAGAGAGAAATTTGAGCAATTGAGACAACTAGATGATTTTTTGGATTCACAAGACATTATCAATGAACATTTATTAGATTCTATAACTGCTAGAGTGCCTGAAAATATATTCTTGAATTCTATGATACTTAATGCGAATTTAATTACACTCGACGGGATTGCAAAGGATAAGAAGTCTATTTCAGATTTTGAGCATAAACTTGGAGAAATAAAATACTTCGAAGATATTTTTATACCAGCTATTTCCTATGAATATGGCTACTATACTTTTACTATTAACATAAAGCCTAAGGAGGTGGAGATAGTTGGAAGTCAAGATAGTGACTAA
- a CDS encoding LysM peptidoglycan-binding domain-containing protein: MKKRINLSKKEKNLLILLLLVMLLWLFYRFVFTRQSIKISELEQEKNNYYNELFKIDTILARDKTIIKEWSELNEDVRYIQDKYFAVIDQPEIMHMLNDIVDSNSLKIPSMYFKVPDYEMLGDIETKCLGISIPFEGSYGELGTFLSDLTFSSKRFLVNQLTISKADNGNLIGQISLNAYSYDEIIDGNIDSTYNTEVQKVIKEDPFIPYEGYSAESVEDVYGEDYQIDGEIKTRITLEDFEGDDIFFMSTSPDVTGKVSKFSSSKHGKYSLRTEFFIYTENKEERAYIVFDDKDIFLKYPPTSIGVWAHSYGYSPVTLGFRFQDQEGNKVDLELSKGVNWIGWEFIETMPPQDINLYPLKLQRIYLELGKNKDDYGVILFDNIEIEYPLRDNEEQKQEKSFSFYLVQYGDTLESISEKVYGTKLKYKEIMKENGLSNNSCLEAGEILVIPN; the protein is encoded by the coding sequence ATGAAAAAGAGAATAAATTTGAGTAAAAAAGAAAAAAATTTACTGATTCTTTTACTTCTTGTAATGCTACTTTGGCTATTCTATAGATTTGTATTCACTAGGCAGTCTATAAAGATATCAGAACTTGAACAGGAAAAAAACAATTATTATAATGAATTATTTAAGATAGATACTATTCTTGCAAGGGATAAAACTATAATTAAAGAGTGGTCAGAACTAAATGAAGATGTTAGATATATTCAAGATAAGTATTTTGCTGTTATAGATCAGCCAGAAATAATGCATATGTTAAACGACATAGTTGATAGCAATAGCTTAAAAATTCCTAGTATGTATTTTAAGGTACCGGATTATGAAATGTTAGGAGATATAGAAACTAAATGTCTTGGTATATCAATACCCTTTGAAGGAAGCTATGGTGAACTTGGAACATTTCTCTCTGATTTAACTTTTTCATCAAAGAGGTTTTTGGTAAATCAACTGACTATTTCTAAAGCTGATAATGGAAATTTGATTGGACAGATAAGTTTAAATGCTTATAGTTACGATGAAATAATAGACGGTAATATTGATTCAACTTATAATACTGAGGTTCAAAAAGTAATTAAAGAAGACCCCTTTATCCCATATGAGGGATATAGTGCAGAATCAGTAGAAGATGTTTATGGTGAAGATTATCAAATAGATGGAGAAATCAAAACTAGAATTACTTTGGAAGATTTTGAAGGTGACGATATATTTTTTATGTCAACAAGTCCTGATGTGACTGGTAAAGTTTCAAAATTTTCCAGTTCAAAACATGGTAAATACAGTTTACGTACTGAGTTTTTTATTTACACAGAAAATAAGGAGGAAAGGGCATATATAGTTTTTGATGATAAAGATATATTCTTAAAATATCCTCCTACATCTATAGGAGTATGGGCTCATTCTTACGGATATTCTCCTGTAACTTTAGGCTTCAGATTTCAGGATCAAGAAGGTAATAAAGTTGACCTAGAACTTTCAAAAGGTGTAAACTGGATAGGGTGGGAGTTTATAGAGACAATGCCACCTCAGGATATAAATTTATATCCACTGAAACTTCAAAGAATATATCTTGAACTAGGGAAAAATAAAGATGATTACGGAGTAATACTCTTTGATAATATAGAAATAGAATATCCTCTCAGAGATAATGAAGAGCAAAAACAAGAAAAGTCATTTTCATTCTATCTAGTTCAATATGGTGACACCTTAGAGTCAATTAGTGAGAAAGTTTACGGTACGAAACTAAAATATAAAGAAATAATGAAGGAAAATGGACTAAGTAATAATAGTTGCCTTGAAGCAGGAGAAATATTAGTTATACCAAATTAA